In Chryseobacterium gotjawalense, the following are encoded in one genomic region:
- a CDS encoding leucyl aminopeptidase family protein, producing MTEHYLNATLVSYAKKDHLAAESSPVHLIVSQTDEVSNQYPKSVAESVNDAFEKKKNKVIITNGEVQQFLITLPKTDLESLRLAGASVFQALKEVNSKEVNIDEVSGLTELQRFAFLEGLLLSSYSFSKYKKEKTAFEIKISCSSHFIDKKSLTELQKIAEAISLTKTMVNEPPQFMDALRFSEYATEAGKKFGFQTEILGKEEIAKLGMGGILAVNRGSSVPPTFTVFHYKPENAVNEKPLVLVGKGVTFDTGGYSIKVGGNMTSMKSDMAGGAAVLGIISAAAANKLPYRIIGLVPATDNKISSDALVVDDIITMMDGTTVEVQNTDAEGRLVLADALTYAKRFNPELVVDMATLTGASVAITGSFGIAMAGNNQDFMEQLKVSGEETYERLIQLPFWTEFEELLKSDIADLKNIGGPIGGATTAGKFLEHFTDYPWIHLDIAGASFVNDAKGYRQSGGTGVAVRLLYQFIKTKCQ from the coding sequence ATGACAGAACATTATTTAAATGCAACGTTAGTATCGTACGCTAAAAAAGATCATCTTGCTGCGGAAAGCAGTCCGGTACACCTTATTGTCAGTCAAACTGATGAGGTGTCAAATCAATATCCAAAATCGGTTGCTGAATCGGTTAACGACGCCTTTGAAAAAAAGAAGAACAAAGTAATCATCACTAACGGCGAGGTACAGCAATTCCTGATTACGCTCCCAAAGACCGATCTGGAAAGTCTAAGACTTGCAGGCGCTTCAGTCTTTCAGGCCTTGAAAGAGGTGAACAGCAAAGAGGTGAATATTGATGAGGTTAGCGGTTTGACTGAACTTCAACGGTTTGCTTTTTTAGAGGGTTTGCTTTTGAGCAGTTACAGTTTTTCTAAATATAAAAAAGAAAAAACAGCTTTTGAGATTAAAATTTCCTGTTCTTCGCACTTTATCGATAAAAAGTCGCTGACCGAATTACAGAAAATTGCAGAAGCCATATCATTAACCAAAACCATGGTGAATGAACCGCCTCAGTTTATGGATGCGCTGAGATTCTCCGAATACGCCACAGAAGCGGGCAAGAAATTTGGTTTTCAAACCGAAATACTGGGGAAAGAAGAAATCGCAAAATTGGGCATGGGCGGAATTCTGGCCGTCAACAGAGGATCTTCTGTACCTCCTACCTTCACTGTTTTTCATTACAAGCCGGAAAATGCGGTGAATGAGAAACCTTTGGTTTTAGTAGGAAAAGGAGTAACGTTTGATACCGGTGGATATTCCATCAAGGTGGGCGGCAATATGACCTCCATGAAATCGGATATGGCTGGTGGTGCCGCAGTTTTGGGAATTATTTCTGCCGCTGCCGCGAATAAATTACCGTACCGGATCATCGGTTTGGTTCCGGCAACCGACAATAAAATCTCTTCTGACGCTTTGGTCGTCGATGATATCATCACCATGATGGACGGCACCACCGTAGAAGTACAGAATACCGATGCCGAAGGACGCTTGGTTTTGGCCGATGCGCTAACCTATGCAAAACGTTTCAATCCTGAATTGGTCGTTGATATGGCAACATTGACCGGCGCTTCTGTCGCCATCACCGGCTCATTCGGAATTGCAATGGCAGGGAATAACCAGGATTTCATGGAACAATTGAAAGTGTCCGGGGAAGAGACTTACGAAAGACTGATCCAGCTGCCGTTCTGGACAGAATTCGAAGAACTGCTGAAATCGGATATCGCCGATTTGAAAAATATTGGAGGACCCATCGGTGGCGCGACAACCGCCGGAAAATTCCTCGAACATTTCACCGATTACCCATGGATCCATTTGGATATCGCCGGAGCATCGTTCGTCAATGACGCAAAAGGCTACCGACAAAGTGGTGGTACCGGAGTTGCTGTACGGTTATTGTATCAGTTTATTAAAACAAAATGTCAGTAA
- a CDS encoding glycerophosphodiester phosphodiesterase family protein — MQTQTQIIAHRGFWQTEPPTSENSLQSLENARGLNIYGTEFDVRMSKDGVLIIYHDEHYDSLEISETNFADLEKLKLKNGENIPTLKDFLEKGKNNPSLKLVIELKPISSGLRENELVQKAVQLVKTFQMESQCEFISFSLNICEQLKKEEPTFKVKYLNGDLSPLEIKQRGFDGFSYHYSVFITNPGWISQAKMLGLITNSWTVNDTAVFEKLKMQGIDFVTTDIPNQLLHK, encoded by the coding sequence ATGCAGACACAAACTCAGATTATCGCACACCGGGGATTCTGGCAGACAGAACCTCCAACTTCTGAAAATTCCCTTCAATCCTTAGAAAATGCGCGGGGATTAAATATTTATGGGACAGAGTTCGACGTTCGGATGTCAAAAGACGGAGTGCTGATTATCTATCATGATGAACATTACGACTCGCTGGAAATTTCAGAAACCAATTTTGCAGATTTGGAGAAACTGAAATTAAAAAATGGGGAGAACATTCCAACATTAAAGGATTTTTTAGAGAAAGGTAAAAACAATCCATCCCTAAAACTAGTCATCGAACTGAAACCGATCAGTTCCGGACTCCGGGAAAATGAGTTGGTACAGAAAGCCGTTCAGCTGGTTAAAACTTTTCAAATGGAATCGCAGTGCGAATTTATTTCATTCAGTCTGAATATTTGTGAACAGCTAAAAAAAGAGGAACCAACTTTTAAAGTAAAATACCTGAACGGAGACCTTTCGCCTTTAGAAATTAAACAAAGAGGTTTTGACGGTTTCAGTTATCATTATTCAGTTTTTATTACAAATCCAGGCTGGATTTCGCAGGCTAAAATGTTGGGATTAATAACGAATTCATGGACGGTCAATGATACTGCAGTATTTGAAAAACTAAAAATGCAGGGAATTGATTTTGTTACGACTGACATTCCCAATCAGTTGCTCCATAAGTAA
- a CDS encoding 3-ketoacyl-ACP reductase: MNLKGKNAIVTGGGRGLGKAVALILAKEGVNIGITGRNEENLKATVEELKGLGVQAAYAIFSMDEETAVQAGIAALAKDLGGVDILINNAGIGNFGSIAEMPSETWEQVIKTNLFGVYYAAKAVYPFLKEKGAGDIVNVASTAGLKGGPNMSAYAASKAAVVSLSQSMMAEWRKQNIRVITLTPSTIASDMSIQGGLTDGNPETVLQPEDFAEWVRDILKMNRRALIANGSIFSTNP, encoded by the coding sequence ATGAATTTAAAAGGAAAAAACGCCATCGTTACAGGTGGTGGGAGAGGTCTCGGAAAAGCGGTGGCTTTAATATTGGCGAAAGAAGGAGTGAATATCGGTATTACCGGTAGAAATGAAGAAAATCTTAAAGCAACAGTTGAAGAATTGAAAGGCTTAGGCGTTCAGGCTGCTTATGCAATATTCAGCATGGATGAAGAAACTGCCGTACAGGCAGGTATTGCGGCCTTGGCAAAAGATCTGGGCGGTGTTGATATTCTCATCAACAATGCTGGAATCGGGAACTTCGGAAGCATTGCAGAAATGCCTTCTGAAACTTGGGAACAGGTCATTAAGACCAACCTTTTCGGCGTGTATTATGCAGCAAAAGCGGTGTATCCGTTCCTGAAAGAAAAAGGCGCGGGCGATATTGTGAATGTAGCATCAACTGCAGGCTTGAAAGGCGGACCGAATATGTCGGCGTACGCTGCGTCGAAAGCTGCGGTCGTTTCTTTATCACAATCGATGATGGCAGAATGGAGAAAACAGAATATCCGCGTAATTACTTTGACGCCAAGTACCATCGCCTCCGATATGTCGATTCAGGGCGGGCTGACCGACGGAAATCCAGAAACGGTTTTGCAGCCTGAAGATTTCGCAGAATGGGTTCGTGATATTTTAAAGATGAACAGAAGAGCTTTAATTGCTAACGGTTCTATTTTTTCTACGAATCCTTAA